In the Plasmodium sp. gorilla clade G2 genome assembly, chromosome: 12 genome, cGAATGACTTTTTTctccttcttttttttcacaaCTCTTTTGATATGTATTAATTAAAGTGTTGTGTCTCACAAAAGGATAGAATGTTTTATCATCCCATGAAATACATTTAATTACTTCTtctatatattcttcattcATTTTGgttcttccttttttttttatatttttcatatcctTTTTAAAAGGTTCTTTATCTTTTGATGTATTTAAAGTAATAACATCTGAACATTTTTtggaattttttttcttgcaattattttttacattttttttcacaCTTTTTTCCACATTTTTTATCACATTTTTTTtcactttctttttttttctgacatgttttattgttttttcttGTTCATTCGATTGATTCCCAACAGTAGGATTCtcatgattattattattattttttatattatataaatgatttttTGGATTGTGTGAGTTATTAAACTTGTTCATAATATAGtgtgaataatttttttcatatttttttataactgtGATATGTTTTAAATCCTTAAAATGTATGAGTGGTCTGATTTCAATATttgttaatttatatatccatagaaataaaatttttatttctttaatgAGTTGTTTATAGAAAGACATATTTTTGACtagtgttttttttttcttgatatttttttttttgttttttttttgtttattgaTTAAATAATTCAAGTTGATAATATGTAAGcacactttttttttctttattttattaactcTTAATAGGAAATATTTCAATCCTTTAATTAGTCTATTTCTTAATTTActgatataattataataataaataagatGTTCATCTGTGGATTTAGTTCTTGAACCtatgatataattattttttgttttattttgtgtATCCATTTTATTGATACAACAgggattattattattatgattattattatgattattattgtgattattatttatattatttatattatttatattattactcttcatatgaatatcatgatgatcttttttttttatatatatctttaattGTTTTCcttgtaatatataagatGTACAATATTTTATTGGTATATCGTCATATTTCGTTTTGATtaatttcttcatatattttttgaaacgtttaaaaattttctttttggtTTCATAAAATACTTTATCATTCTGTTCTGGTttcttatttaatttattattattttttttgaatgtgttatctaaatttttttgaataattttatttgtgTCTActtgttttataatttttatgtttttttcttgtttgtGTGAaaattcttctttatttgtatttatctttttattattgcgATAActagttttattattttcatttatgttgttcttttctatttttagtgtgtttttttttgtattcatattattttgtttaatatcTGTTGTATAATTTGTGTCCATGGATGAATGAATGTGTtgaaattttcttttttttttattacaataGGTATTATCCTCCTTACATTCATTCTTAAtgatgtatttattataatcattattattattattactataattatttttattattattattactataattattttttttattattattattattatctttgcTTTGATGagctattttatttatataattttgttttcctttttgaaatcgctttatataattattcaatTTATCACTAAAATCATAATCACATTTATAATAAGATTttggaatttttttttttataagtgaACATagatatatgataatattttttattaatttaaagattttatttttttcatttatatatttagatgCTGTTATAAATCGATCTTCTTCTTCAGCAATAACTAGACTTCTTGCTtgtctttttaatatttttaattcattttttttttctttttcttttctttcacTTTCTAAAATGCCTGAAGaggaatatttattttgtatttgttttattctGTCATTATCAccacaattattattattattattattattatcaccactatttttattattatcaccactatttttattattatcaccactatttttattattattatcaccaaattttttattatcaccactatttttattattatcaccactattcttatttttattatcatgtatgtcatcataatatttctgttcagaatatatattccttctgttattaaaaaaatcattTCCATTTTGATTGTGAGGAATATattgatttttattttttatttcattttgagGAGTATAATCCATATTAGTATTtagatcataataatttttatattgtgaaaaaataaaaagttcCTTTTGCATTTTatctttacatatattaaagttAAGTATTTCATATATAGCCATTGATAACGTTgaagatttatattttaagaatGTATTATCTATACTTGCTattcttaataatatttctccTTCTGTTGAATTATAATCATTAcgtgtttttaaaaaattaagattTTCATTTGCTTTTAATAAACTATCTAATAAACTATATGGTGTTGGGATTGATAAatcataatttaattttttaagaataCATATTTCTACTTCTAAAGcgaaatttttatttacactatatgatgaaaatgttTTATCTAAATATTGTGTAGCTGAATAATAATCTGGAGATGCATCTTTAATTAATACAttatcatatgaatatactttttttaacCCTTCTAAATGACTTTTACAATATGTTCTAGCTATTAAATCTATAGATATTAatctataattataatatttttgagatatgaataaacaaataatagctataaaatgatatattaaatcacATGAATCTTTTAATTCttgatataaaattttatatttattttttaattgttctttatatataaaatcattatatatttttggataatattcttttaataattgaATCATAACATCAGAAAATTGTTTTTCTTCAGTTACTATATCATCAATTATACTTTcaattatttcttctttagaATTAAATCgacttatatataaatcaaaaattaaattagtAAAATGTAAAACACATGTTTCTCTTGTTGTCTTTAAATTAGAAAAAGTTCTTAATAAACATAGTTTTATCTTTTGtcttaaatgataataattctcATCACTATATCTATCTAAATAATTACCTATAAAATGATTATCTGCTTGTTCAGCACATTGTAAAAATGAGGATTTtgcatatgtattatataaagaataatcTACACATTTTTTCGTTTTTATACCtctattaattaatatattactatGTCTCTCCATCACTTCTACTTCTAATTCACCACtatttattttctctttACAACATTCTTCAAAAatgttattctttttatcacaatgaatatttttattacatttattattaccatgttttatattactaTCATTTTCAATGGacttattacatttttttgtCAAATCCTCTTCATCTCTCACTATACAATTGTAATTGACATTAtcactatttatattatgcatattatttatatcattcatattattcatattattcatatcattcatattattcatatcattcatattattatcattttctgaGATACCATGTGAAGTGTCATCAACCGAGTTATCATGATTATTAGaactattaatataattatcattacaattattctcatataatgtattttcatcatatgaattataatcATACAAACTATCATCATACAAATTATCATCATACAAATTATCATCATAcaaattatcatcatattcatttttattataagatttgttattaattttattttcattatatatattcgaTCTAGTAATCATATTCTCTCTAGAATCatctttaatttctttttcatataacCCTGGAATACTTATACTGCATGTAGTTCTTAACATATTATCTATACAATCTTGTGGCAACTCATCACATAATACTCCTTCCAttgtttttttcattaaaactttcttttctttatttgtaCAAATGTTTTGTATATCTTCTTTATTGCATAGGTCACTTGACATATCATCATCAAAAAttctatcattattattgctattttttttgttcttattaTTTCTAAGACTTTCATTCAATATATTctcttcattattttgtgTATTTATTACAATACCATCTTCTTTGTCATTTCTTATAAtacttttcctttttttctcACCCTTGTTTAAAATAGATAATTCCATTTCTAGAGTTTTCTTTTCAAAAATTGCTTCTGACATGTAGCAGTTCATAATTCTATCATTCATATAAGTTATATATGGACAAATTCTTGTCACtctttttttctcttcaGAAATAAGACATTCCTCTTCGTCGCATGAGCTATATCCTATATAATTcgttttctttcttttttttgttttacatGCCTTGCTAAATGTATCTTCATCATGATAATTGACAGAATTATTACAAgtataattatgatatatattattatcacacgTATAATTATCACAAgtataattatgatatatattattatcacacatattattatcacacatattattatcacatatattattatcacacatattatcatcacacaTATTATTACACCCCATTGTTGcctcatttttattatatttccttACAAAATTCtgctcatttttttttctttttttattctcatCCTTATTCTTGTGAactaaagaaaaaatatttttagcACGTatcaaatttttatataatatatcatataaactcgatgatatataaacttttttattaataatttcttgTTGTAAGAATAactttatattatgtaaaggAAAGATTATCCTTTGTTCATTCAAAAAACAAGTCAAATATTTATTAGACAGATTGATAAAaggataaatatttttataaacttcaaaaatataattcacattatatatatcatacatattgaatatatcattatctttgttgaataaaaatatgtttgagatattttcctttttataaatatgaatataatatttataattacaaGAAGATAGAGCTCTTACTAttccataaaaaaatatataatctttAGATAAAAATTgaagtatataataaatatttttattaatatttatatatgtatctttattatataaataaaaatatactttaTCAAAGAATGAGGTTATATCTTTTcccttcatttttatcattttattattacatccTTTTGATATGAGTTTTTTTTGCACCATTCTGAACTTTTTCTGTGTGACTAcactatttatataattacgatatttcattttacacgttttacttttatataacaaattattattattatcataaaagtttttataaaatataaaatcatcATCACAGTTGTGTTCATTATTTATgctaatataatttattattatattattattatttttttccttactGAAATAAGTATTTTTATGAGGAAAATATTTCCTTGCATATAGAgacaaatacaaaaaattattaaggATCATATTCGGAtctcttctttttattttatcatatatataaaacggcacatttttaatataattatatatatataaatatatatattttttttttttattattattattattttttattttttttttttttttatttttgctcGTCTCCTTATGGTTTAGGATCTCATAATAAGACTTTTtgttatcataaaaaaaaagacacttatatttaataacatttatatcatcaaacaatttatttaattttattataataataatattattattattaggaTTCACagaacatatattatttctaaaTTTTATATCTGCATAATATGGTATCatcaaattattatcataaaaataattattatataattttttttgtacccctagaaataatttatgatttttataaacCTTGCTACTAgatgataaaattattttttcttgttcattttttttttttttttttttttcgttttcATCAACTTGTTTCTTCTCATTAATGtgatacatattataatattttaatatatgtgataaaaatatgtataatgcATGTTGAATATTGAACAATGTTAATAAGACTTCATAATCataattcttataatatttttttatataataatatggatatttattaatatatttccttacaatattatttgttggaatatattttttttttattttatattcttttatttttcttttattttttaagatattttctttcattttctctaatgataataaatatctttcttgtattttattattattattttttttcttatctaAACTAATTATATCATACAcatatacattataatattcatatttccTTTTCCTATTCATTAAGAGTAATAAATACAATTTATATCCCtttttacttttaatatcaactttttttttttttctttttttactaGTTTTACTATCTCCTTTAAAAGGTAACAAGAGATCATTCAtcatacacacatatattataaatattataaatatattataaatatattataaatatattataaatatatatatatgcataaatatttatatgtatatataatatatatatctttaaaaataatttatccttttcattttttttttttttttttttttctgtgaataataaaaacacttattattcaattttttttaataatcattttatttgtaataatacTTAAAACACTTATGGTTCGgttttatactttttaatatcttaagttttctttttaggttttttttaatgatatatgaatgaaaataaaatgtgtacacatatatatataatatatatatatctttctcATTATCACAAGGTTTTTCTCATTAGCTATATCTTactaattttaaatatatatatatatatatatttttatttatttattattattatattatttcttatttacAGAATAAGAAGGAATAGTTCGAAATgaaaaatacacatatatataatatataaataaatatattttattatttatcatatattcatatattaatatatataattttttattttaatgcATGTTTTCATGtgtatttcattttatttcttaaaataaGAAATCAAGAGATTTATTGAGTTAATAAGAAATGCAATAATAatttctaaatatatataatatatatattctcatggcttttaaaaatgatataattaaaataaaataaaatgtgtacatataaaaatatatgtattatttatatatatttatttatttattaatatttttattttatatatatatatatattccccTTGAGGTATGACCTTACTATATTATGGGTCATGTTATAATAATCTCcttactttatttttatttgtgtaatatttctcttttttttttttttttttcctttctttCAATATTTCTgctttatatgttttatttctatatatacaaaaaaaaaaaaaaaaaaagttaaaaaaatagtgtctttataaatttttatgtatatgtcttaaaaaaaaaaattataatatatatatatatatatattatacatatatattatacgtgtatatattttgataatgagaaaaaaaaaaaatttataaatttttacatataaaataaataaaatataattccaTTAAgatgttttaatatatttcctttttttttcttcttttaagagttttaatatattaaaaagtttaaaaatattccattatatacacatatattttccaaacacaaatatatataacatatatatattatatatatatatttattatatataaacaaatgaGAGGATGTTGATATATATGCCctttttactattattttaaagagacatgtaatatatattattacaaaaatgTTATTTATAGTTATTACTTTTAAGaacataaaagaaaataatgaattgtATAAAATGggacaaatatttttttaaataaataaatatatatatatatatattaacctttaatataattcaaaAGGTGAAAagttaaaattttattttttcacaagattaaaaatataaaaagcaataatatatataacaatgtccatttatatatatgaacaataatattgttctaccttttattttatatacaataatatatatatatatgtatgtattatatatatatattatatatatatatatatatatatattctccGTTCTTTGggtaaaaaaaattcataataatataatttctcATATGTTATAGTTGTCTTATAActattttccatattatttgaaaaagaaaaaatattacaaaaaataaattcaacAGGAATATGGAAACTTCTattttaatgttttataaaaatataaatacatttggaaaataaaatatgtataatataatatataaaaataataatatatatatatatatttttttttttttttttttgcgtGTTCATATATCCCctttcatatatttcatatatatagaaggataccaaaaaaaaaaaaaaaaaaaaaaaaaaaaaacattaccAATTTTAACACTTTTATCTTGTATGTGCATTTATATGAAGAATTATTTtacccttttttttttttttttttttttttttttcttttttatgatGATACCATTTATTTCCATTCTTtttgattttattattttattatttttgttatattcttttagatatatatatatataaatggaatcttatgtatatgtttcaaaaataaaaatgctATGATCAGTTTATCTAATATTGCACACGAAAGTGAAAaggaggaaaaaaaaaaaaaaataaatacatataaataaaatatatatgtaatatatgtaatatattctaTTAGTAGtaagaaagaaatatattaatacatatgtcatatatatatatttatttatatttatgtttatttatttatacatatatatatatatatatatatatatcatatatcatatattattatttttacatgaattgttcataatttttttttttttttttttttttttttttttttttcttcaaataattataatatttctccTCTTTCATAATTTAgctatataatatcataaaaaaaaataaataaaatattcacatatatatatatatatatatatatatattttatatgtatcataaatatttacatttagaGTTCATTAATTctgttaatttattattaatatttattttttgtaatgaatattataaagacaagtaaaaaaaaaaaaaataaataaataaacaaataaataaaaaaataaaagaataatatattataatatacaatatattatatatatatatatatatatatatatatacatagtaatatatttatttttttgtatttggtaaaatttctttaaatacaaatatatctttttatgtAATTATTAATACTTTATTATGAAGagaattatcatataatcaaacattatatttacacaatataaatgtttatttatttatttaaaaatttatattaaatgtttATGATTTTATTTGAAGTTACCAAAATATAGTAGactcatataattatacacataaaaaaaatatatatatatatatatatatatatgatattttatatgtgtttACTTGTCAATGCAATATAcattaattctttttctcATAGCttataaaaagtaaaatatatatataatatatatataatatatatattttttaattgtgaTCTTGCATTTTTTTAGTGTTATTCctcagaaaaaaataatatatatgtatatatatttatgtaatatcTTAATGCAtccaatatttttaaaaaagagaTATTTGACTATCTTCCTACCTAGCCACACAACACGCACactaatatatacatgttaAAGATATGAATCCAGTATATACAAAATCTAAATTTAAAACTACTGAATTTgctaataatgaaaataaggGAGTGAAATtcataaacaaatataaaactaATGTGAATAATACTTATAGCAAAAATATTGCGAATGTACAGAGCACGCAGTTGACACATAAAAATggaataatgaaaaattcgaatataaaaaataaaggaaatattaataattcatttaagTACCCTCTAAAAAGTACtttgaaaaataatttgaataGTAATTTAAAAGgggatatgaaaaatatatcaaatgttCAATCGAATATTCAATCGAATATTCAATCGAATGTTCAAACAAATGTTCAATCAAATATTCAAACAAATGTTCAACCAAATATTCAAACAAATATTCATTCAAATAAAATAGCCCCGTTTCACCTGAACAGATCCAATTATAATGGATacaataatgaagaaaaaaaaaatgatttcaTGAATACAAGAAAACATATTATAGTTGATAATATGAGAAATCCACCTGTCATTTCATCTTCTAATAGATTAATATCTCAAATGAAAAAGGATCAATTAATTACGAGTAAAAATAATGAGGACCAAAATGTGAACGATGAGAATCTTACGAACAagtatgaaaataataataataatatcaatattgttagtagtagtaatagtattcatcataataatagtagtaatataaaaatgaccAATGTTTATAACAAATTCCAAggcaataataaaaataagtatcctaataaatcatataatgTGTGTAAAACTTTTCGTAGTAACGAATttgataaagataatataatgaGCTCAGAAAATCTTGTGTACACGTATTCATCTcctattaaaagaaaatatgatgTCATAGATAATTCTAGAAATATGGATGACAATGACATGAATGAAATGGTTGCAGGTAACAAGAAGTTTGTAGGTAAAAATTATTACTtggataaaaatatgaatgacgaggaatataataattatgataattttgGAGATATGAATATgtcttataatataaaagacaCAACACAGATGGAGAAAGATAATGACGATTGTAATGACAATTggaatgattataataagataaataataatatacataatttgaaggttaataataataaagatatagaTATATCATTTCATAATcagaatattaataaaaaagaaataaataataatattctcccatttaataaaagggatgatgaagatataaTGTTAAATAGATCTTATCCAAGAATAAGTATGAGTGTAAAGAATGACACGTTTAATTCAAATTCGCTTGGAAGGAATTATACAAATTTTGAGCgcttaaaatataataatatgaacaataataatatgaacaataataataatatgaacaataataataatatgaacaataataatatgaacaataataatatgaacaataataataatatgaatattagtTACAGTAGTGTTCGTTTTAGTCATATTAAAGAAGACCCTGCTCTTTCTCTTGCTGTTCCAGCTGATacatattatgatataaatgatatagttaataataatatgagtatcaaaaaaaaaatgatgatgagtAACAGTCATTACCTTGAGAAAGGAGCAGTATTGAATGGTAATATGAgcacatataaaaatgagaaaattatgaaatcGTATAAGCCAATCCCCCCCCTAAACaatgaaattaataataatacaaacaataataataatattaatattaataatattaacaataataataatattaatattagtagtagtagtagtaataaaGTTTTATATAGTCATCATAGCTCTATGGTAAGAAGTCATCATAGCAATATACCACATTATATAAGCGATACTAACAGTGATAAATTTTTGATGAACAGCAGagattatattaataatagagatgttttaaatatatatagtgcTGACGGtttaaatgaagataataataataataataataataggaGATCAAGTATATTTAATGTAAATGCAAATATGAATAGgaacaatttaaaaaaaaaagatatatcgAATGCGTCTATGTTGTCTAATATGTCTAAGAAAAAGTTTAGctgtttaataaaaaatgatgtgGAAAGCGAAAAAGGAATAGGTCGTGCAAGTGTTGTCTTGATGGATTCAGAAAAAAAAGGAGGATGtggaataaataatatgctGATAAATTCTAATGGTATGGATTTTAAGAACGCCTCAAATCAGATCAATTTTTATAGTACAAATAATgagaataataatgatgataataataataataatgataataagaatgatgataataataatgatgataataatgatgataataataataatgatgatcatcataataattatcattatgatgatgataataatatgataaaggacat is a window encoding:
- a CDS encoding cyclin, which gives rise to MMNDLLLPFKGDSKTSKKRKKKKVDIKSKKGYKLYLLLLMNRKRKYEYYNVYVYDIISLDKKKNNNNKIQERYLLSLEKMKENILKNKRKIKEYKIKKKYIPTNNIVRKYINKYPYYYIKKYYKNYDYEVLLTLFNIQHALYIFLSHILKYYNMYHINEKKQVDENEKKKKKKNEQEKIILSSSSKVYKNHKLFLGVQKKLYNNYFYDNNLMIPYYADIKFRNNICSVNPNNNNIIIIIKLNKLFDDINVIKYKCLFFYDNKKSYYEILNHKETSKNKKKKKIKNNNNNKKKKYIYLYIYNYIKNVPFYIYDKIKRRDPNMILNNFLYLSLYARKYFPHKNTYFSKEKNNNNIIINYISINNEHNCDDDFIFYKNFYDNNNNLLYKSKTCKMKYRNYINSVVTQKKFRMVQKKLISKGCNNKMIKMKGKDITSFFDKVYFYLYNKDTYININKNIYYILQFLSKDYIFFYGIVRALSSCNYKYYIHIYKKENISNIFLFNKDNDIFNMYDIYNVNYIFEVYKNIYPFINLSNKYLTCFLNEQRIIFPLHNIKLFLQQEIINKKVYISSSLYDILYKNLIRAKNIFSLVHKNKDENKKRKKNEQNFVRKYNKNEATMGCNNMCDDNMCDNNICDNNMCDNNMCDNNIYHNYTCDNYTCDNNIYHNYTCNNSVNYHDEDTFSKACKTKKRKKTNYIGYSSCDEEECLISEEKKRVTRICPYITYMNDRIMNCYMSEAIFEKKTLEMELSILNKGEKKRKSIIRNDKEDGIVINTQNNEENILNESLRNNKNKKNSNNNDRIFDDDMSSDLCNKEDIQNICTNKEKKVLMKKTMEGVLCDELPQDCIDNMLRTTCSISIPGLYEKEIKDDSRENMITRSNIYNENKINNKSYNKNEYDDNLYDDNLYDDNLYDDSLYDYNSYDENTLYENNCNDNYINSSNNHDNSVDDTSHGISENDNNMNDMNNMNDMNNMNNMNDINNMHNINSDNVNYNCIVRDEEDLTKKCNKSIENDSNIKHGNNKCNKNIHCDKKNNIFEECCKEKINSGELEVEVMERHSNILINRGIKTKKCVDYSLYNTYAKSSFLQCAEQADNHFIGNYLDRYSDENYYHLRQKIKLCLLRTFSNLKTTRETCVLHFTNLIFDLYISRFNSKEEIIESIIDDIVTEEKQFSDVMIQLLKEYYPKIYNDFIYKEQLKNKYKILYQELKDSCDLIYHFIAIICLFISQKYYNYRLISIDLIARTYCKSHLEGLKKVYSYDNVLIKDASPDYYSATQYLDKTFSSYSVNKNFALEVEICILKKLNYDLSIPTPYSLLDSLLKANENLNFLKTRNDYNSTEGEILLRIASIDNTFLKYKSSTLSMAIYEILNFNICKDKMQKELFIFSQYKNYYDLNTNMDYTPQNEIKNKNQYIPHNQNGNDFFNNRRNIYSEQKYYDDIHDNKNKNSGDNNKNSGDNKKFGDNNNKNSGDNNKNSGDNNKNSGDNNNNNNNNCGDNDRIKQIQNKYSSSGILESERKEKEKKNELKILKRQARSLVIAEEEDRFITASKYINEKNKIFKLIKNIIIYLCSLIKKKIPKSYYKCDYDFSDKLNNYIKRFQKGKQNYINKIAHQSKDNNNNNKKNNYSNNNNKNNYSNNNNNDYNKYIIKNECKEDNTYCNKKKRKFQHIHSSMDTNYTTDIKQNNMNTKKNTLKIEKNNINENNKTSYRNNKKINTNKEEFSHKQEKNIKIIKQVDTNKIIQKNLDNTFKKNNNKLNKKPEQNDKVFYETKKKIFKRFKKYMKKLIKTKYDDIPIKYCTSYILQGKQLKIYIKKKDHHDIHMKSNNINNINNINNNHNNNHNNNHNNNNPCCINKMDTQNKTKNNYIIGSRTKSTDEHLIYYYNYISKLRNRLIKGLKYFLLRVNKIKKKKVCLHIINLNYLINKQKKNKKKNIKKKKTLVKNMSFYKQLIKEIKILFLWIYKLTNIEIRPLIHFKDLKHITVIKKYEKNYSHYIMNKFNNSHNPKNHLYNIKNNNNNHENPTVGNQSNEQEKTIKHVRKKKKVKKNVIKNVEKSVKKNVKNNCKKKNSKKCSDVITLNTSKDKEPFKKDMKNIKKKGRTKMNEEYIEEVIKCISWDDKTFYPFVRHNTLINTYQKSCEKKEGEKSHSVYENKDNKKDLMQGEGEKNGGNKNKAIFFEQHKSRSNNKNIDNIPDTDEIVNKKINNINNMEKTKGEENKSTYESIDGYTSQYENLYTNNINPNKYKNECNYQCNYECNYECNYEYNNDNYSIRKKEYESSLEKMKNTFDDDTLQNNTPVLSASDLKKNIDKIKNTDWITINDPQVDECAKELMECFLKWKNKNYISKNWTFNEYPNCKDYYFSLVFGDLKSSETLKGIIEMIHMKYNHLLNIYKEINTQNYIL
- a CDS encoding cyclin related protein, putative, yielding MNPVYTKSKFKTTEFANNENKGVKFINKYKTNVNNTYSKNIANVQSTQLTHKNGIMKNSNIKNKGNINNSFKYPLKSTLKNNLNSNLKGDMKNISNVQSNIQSNIQSNVQTNVQSNIQTNVQPNIQTNIHSNKIAPFHLNRSNYNGYNNEEKKNDFMNTRKHIIVDNMRNPPVISSSNRLISQMKKDQLITSKNNEDQNVNDENLTNKYENNNNNINIVSSSNSIHHNNSSNIKMTNVYNKFQGNNKNKYPNKSYNVCKTFRSNEFDKDNIMSSENLVYTYSSPIKRKYDVIDNSRNMDDNDMNEMVAGNKKFVGKNYYLDKNMNDEEYNNYDNFGDMNMSYNIKDTTQMEKDNDDCNDNWNDYNKINNNIHNLKVNNNKDIDISFHNQNINKKEINNNILPFNKRDDEDIMLNRSYPRISMSVKNDTFNSNSLGRNYTNFERLKYNNMNNNNMNNNNNMNNNNNMNNNNMNNNNMNNNNNMNISYSSVRFSHIKEDPALSLAVPADTYYDINDIVNNNMSIKKKMMMSNSHYLEKGAVLNGNMSTYKNEKIMKSYKPIPPLNNEINNNTNNNNNININNINNNNNINISSSSSNKVLYSHHSSMVRSHHSNIPHYISDTNSDKFLMNSRDYINNRDVLNIYSADGLNEDNNNNNNNRRSSIFNVNANMNRNNLKKKDISNASMLSNMSKKKFSCLIKNDVESEKGIGRASVVLMDSEKKGGCGINNMLINSNGMDFKNASNQINFYSTNNENNNDDNNNNNDNKNDDNNNDDNNDDNNNNDDHHNNYHYDDDNNMIKDINLNKNMYSIDKNLLYSDNYYDESYINKYGESDYQKRQMIEEGGTYFFNNTYNNDMNNMTHKNGYLNKSVLRTKRYNLDNYKNNDNEYLYFQNMIHNITKYNNEENDMNNLYKNVMNLNNYCLDFTSENECINEILNVSNEVNTNIQDIQQILYDKKKVVQDKRNMVNKEYELTCQKLKECESIFCDSNDENGEKKLTLFYEIDEKKNLLKNTYEIKNMLLNKVKYKIDKLQEYTDAVKLKTMIMSKRYKKTFLFIEELFRLKIIKDNENELEVCLIPKNTETDMWHRFQLDKSEITSEACDYLWNQIESFVDKDTFNNYF